TAGCGAGGAAGTTCTCCGCCACCGCGCTGAACGCGATGTTGTTGGCAGGCTTCGCAAAGCCATGCCCTTCGTCGGGATAAAGCAGGTAAGTGACCGGAATGTCTGCCTGCTTCATTGCGTCGACGATCTGGTCGCTTTCCGGCTGCTTGACGCGTGGATCATTGGCACCTTGCGCGATCAGCAACGGTTTGACGATGTCGCCTGCCTTGTAGAGCGGGCTGCGTTCCTTGATCAGCGCCAGTCCCTCTTCCGTATTCGGATTGCCCATCCGGGTGTGGAACTGCGCCACCATCGGCTCCCAGTAAGGCGGGATCGATTCGAGCAGCGTTTCGAGGTTCGATGGACCGACAATATCGACCCCGCAGGCGAAGACTTCCGGTGTGAATGTGAGGCCCGCCAGCGTCGCATAGCCGCCGTAAGAGCCGCCCATGATCGCGATCTTGTCGCGTTGCGCGATGCCTTGGTCGACCGCCCAATCCACCGCGTCGATCAGATCATCATGCATCTTGCGACCCCATTCCAGGTTGGCAGCATTGATGAAATCCTTGCCGAAACCGGTCGAGCCACGGAAATTGACGCTCAGCACCGCATAGCCGCGATTGGCGAGCCATTGGTGATGCCCGTTATAGCCGTATCCGTCGCGCGCCCACGGCCCGCCATGCACAAACAGCACCATTGGCAGCGGCGCTTCCGGTACGCCGTTACCGTCAGGATCACTGGTTGGCGGGAGCGTGAGGTAGGAGGGCAGGGTTAGCCCGTCGCGGCTGGAAATCTCGCGCGTGTGCATCGGTTGTAACGGCGCGCCTTCCAGTTCGGGCCGCGTGGTATAGAGCTTCGTCAGTGTCCCGGCATCGCGATCATAGACATAGCTAGCGCTCGGTTTGACGACAGGATCATTGCCGACGATCCATTTGCGATCATCATCAGTACGGCTGGCAATGCCGAATTCGCCTTCGAACTGGCTCTCCAGAAAGTCGAAGGCTGCCTGAATTCCATCGTCGAGCGCGTGCCATTCGCGTTTCAGGTAGGTCACGGCATAGGCAAGGACTTCGCCGCTATCCTTGTGCCGCAAGCTTCCGCCGATATCGGCGCGGTCATCCTCGGCGATCAGCGTCGTGGCACCGGTTTCCCAGTCCATCGCCAGCAACGCGGCGGTGTTCCTGCCGTCACTGTCCATCCAGTACATCGTCTTGCCGTCGCGGGTGAAACCGCCGGGACTGGTGGTCAGCGCATCGTCAATATCGGTCGATTTGAAGGGTGTTTCCTCGACCACATTGTCGACCACCTTGAAGTAATCGGTGCCGCCATCCGCATTGGGCAGGATGGCGAGACGCAGCTGGAGATCATCGTCAGCAAGGAAGCCGGCATAGGCGTTATTCTCCAGGACGAGGGACAATGCGCCTGTGTTCAGATCCAGCAGATGGACATCGTGGAACCGCGCGTCGCGATTGTTGAGGCCGACCAGGATCCTGTCCTTGTATGTGTCGGAGCCGCCCACCAGCATGACCCGGGTTTCCTCGAACGGAGTCAGGCAGGTCTCTTTCCCGCTTTCGATATCCACACCATAGAGCAGGAAGTTTTCGTCGCCGCCCTTGTCTTGGATGTACAGGATGCTCCGGCTGTCGGGGGCCCACATATATTCCCTGATCGGCCGTTCTGTGTCCGCTGTCATCGGCTTGGCCGCATCCGGATCACCGCTTGGGGCCATCCAGACATTGAGCACATCGTCGCGCGGGGCCAACCAGCTGATCCAGCGCCCGTCGGGGCTGATTTGCGCTCCGGTTTTGGTCGGATTGCCGAACAGGGCGTCACGCGGGATCAGGGGGGCGGCGTCAATCGATGCGGTCATGGAA
This is a stretch of genomic DNA from Parerythrobacter jejuensis. It encodes these proteins:
- a CDS encoding S9 family peptidase, with product MTASIDAAPLIPRDALFGNPTKTGAQISPDGRWISWLAPRDDVLNVWMAPSGDPDAAKPMTADTERPIREYMWAPDSRSILYIQDKGGDENFLLYGVDIESGKETCLTPFEETRVMLVGGSDTYKDRILVGLNNRDARFHDVHLLDLNTGALSLVLENNAYAGFLADDDLQLRLAILPNADGGTDYFKVVDNVVEETPFKSTDIDDALTTSPGGFTRDGKTMYWMDSDGRNTAALLAMDWETGATTLIAEDDRADIGGSLRHKDSGEVLAYAVTYLKREWHALDDGIQAAFDFLESQFEGEFGIASRTDDDRKWIVGNDPVVKPSASYVYDRDAGTLTKLYTTRPELEGAPLQPMHTREISSRDGLTLPSYLTLPPTSDPDGNGVPEAPLPMVLFVHGGPWARDGYGYNGHHQWLANRGYAVLSVNFRGSTGFGKDFINAANLEWGRKMHDDLIDAVDWAVDQGIAQRDKIAIMGGSYGGYATLAGLTFTPEVFACGVDIVGPSNLETLLESIPPYWEPMVAQFHTRMGNPNTEEGLALIKERSPLYKAGDIVKPLLIAQGANDPRVKQPESDQIVDAMKQADIPVTYLLYPDEGHGFAKPANNIAFSAVAENFLATNLGGRAEPIGDTVKESTAEIPAGAQFVDGLAEATA